CGTCGGTCGCGCGCCCTCACCTCGCTCACAACCCTGCTCGCTCTCGTCGGCATCGGCGTTGCCGTGGCTCTCGGAGCGTGGGCCTGGGCCGGTTTCGCAGCCTTCGTCGCCATCAGCGGCGGGATGCTGCTCACGGGCCTCGCGCGCGCGCAGCGCCGCCGCACGGCTCCCGTCGCGGGTGTCGCCGCCCCCGAGTTCGTCGATCTGGCACCTCCGGTGCGTCGGGCTCCCGCGGTCGCGCGCCGCGAGTGGACGCCCGTGCCGCTGCCCAAGCCGAGCTACCTCAGCGCGCCGGTCGTGCCGACCGGGGCCGCGGCTCCGGCTCTCGACCACGCGGCCGCGCTCGCCGCTGCCGCCGCCGAGGCTGAGCGGGCGCAGCGGGCGGCAGCCCGCGCGGCATCCCTCGACGTCGCCGCGGCTTCCATCACCTCGGAGTCGAAGTCGCCCGAGGTCGCCCAACCCGCCGCGAGCCGGTTCGCCGGCATGGGCCTCGTCGACGGGCTGCCGACGCGCGCGCCCGACCTCGACGAGGTGCTCGAGCGCCGTCGCGCCGCCGGCTGAGCCCGCGAGGCACCCGGTCGAGCGCCCCGCGCGTGAATGGTAATGTGGTCGACGCACCACGGGCCTGTGGCGCAGTTGGTAGCGCGCCTCGTTCGCATCGAGGAGGTCAGGGGTTCGAATCCCCTCAGGTCCACCGTCTCCCGCTCTGCTCTCACATCGCTCGACGAGCCGTCGCCGCACGCTCGCGTGAACAGCGGTCTCGGCGATAGGGTTCGAGCCATGCCGATGCCGCGATGGTGGGCCCGCATGAACAAGTGGACCTTCAATCCGCGCGAGCTCGCGAAGGGCGAGCGCCCCGTGATCATTCACGTCGGGCGCAGGTCGGGTCGTGAGTACCAGACCCCTCTCGATGCGCACGCTGTCGACGGTGGCTACCTCTTCGTGCCGGTCTACGGCGTGAACTCCGACTGGGTGCGCAACGTACTGGCCGCCGGGTCGGCGCGGCTGCGCACCGGAGGCACTGAGGTGGTCGTGACGAAACCGCGGCTCATCGACGAGGCCACGGCGTTCGCGCTGTTGCCGGAGGGCACCCAGCGGCCACCGAAGTGGCTCAAGCTCGAGCAGTACTTGCTGACTGACCTGGCGGCATCCGCGCATTGAGTTCGGCGAGTTCGTGTCGCTGAGCCTTTCCTCCTGGTTGACTACAGCCCATGTCGACGAATACTTCGGTCCCCGCCCGTGCACGCTTCAGTTACTGGGCGCTGTGGGGTGTAGGGGCGGTAGCCCTTCTTGTGGGCAGCGTGCTCTTGGCCACTCGGCAGACAGTCGTGTGGGTGGCGTCAGACTTCGATGTCGATACGGAGACGGGCTACACGGTTGACCTCGTCCCGATAGGCATTATGGTGACCGTCATCGGTGCACTCGTGGTCGTGACTCTTCTCGTGCTTGACGCCTATGTTGGCCCTCTGCATCGACGGCACGCCGCACCGCAAGAGACCGACTGAGAGCTCTCGACCCCATGAGCCCGAGGAGCAGACAGATGCGGATAGGGGTGACGTGGGCAGCTATCGGTGTCGCGGTGGGGGCTGCGCTTGTTGCGTGTGCGGGTCCGGCTCCGGTGGGAACGTCGACGCCAGAATGGATGTCTGACGATCAAGCCACAGCAGTTGCCGATGGTGTCATTAGCTCGGATGAGTACGAGTCGGGGTTTTCCCGATACCGCTCGTGCCTAGCGGCTGAGGGCTACGCCCTCGTGCTCAACGGCGAGAAGAACGAAAGCTATCAGTTCGGAATTCCCGCTGAGGCTGTCGACAGCGGGGTAGACCAACGCTGCTACGAACACGAGTTCCGTGAGATCGACATCATCTGGCAACTCGCTCACCAAGACACCTCGACGTGACAGAGTCGTTGAGAAAAAGCGCACGGTAGCGCGGCGCACTACGCTCGCGGCATGGCAAACGACCCCACCCCGATCGACTCGGTCGTGTTGCAGTGGCTGCTCGACACCGACCCGGCCCTGCGCTGGCAGGTCGAGCGCGACCTGGCCGATGAGCCCGAGCACGTGTGGCAGGCGACTCGCGCCCGCGTCGCCACCGAGGGCATGGGCGCCGCGCTCCTGGCGCATCAGGATGCCGACGGCCAGTGGGCGGGTGGCGCGTACTTCCCCGCGGGGTTCGACTGGGACAGCGAGGAAGCCCAGGAGGGCCAGCCGTGGACCGCCACCACCTGGACCCTGAACACCCTGCGCGAGTTCGGCCTCGACGCCGCGGCGCTCGCCGGCACGGCCGAGAAGCTCGCCGCGAACGCGCGCTGGGAGTACGACGACCTGCCCTACTGGGGCGGCGAGGTCGACGCGTGCATCAACGGCTTCACCCTCGCCAACGGCCCCTGGCTCGGCGCCGACGTCGATGCGATCGCCACGTGGTTCGCCGAGCACCAGATGGCCGAGGGCGGCTGGAACTGCGAGTGGGTCCAGGGCTCGGTGCGGTCGAGCTTCCACTCGACGCTCAACGCGCTGAA
The sequence above is a segment of the Microcella humidisoli genome. Coding sequences within it:
- a CDS encoding squalene cyclase, with translation MANDPTPIDSVVLQWLLDTDPALRWQVERDLADEPEHVWQATRARVATEGMGAALLAHQDADGQWAGGAYFPAGFDWDSEEAQEGQPWTATTWTLNTLREFGLDAAALAGTAEKLAANARWEYDDLPYWGGEVDACINGFTLANGPWLGADVDAIATWFAEHQMAEGGWNCEWVQGSVRSSFHSTLNALKGILEWEERTGDTRLRPARHAAHDYLLRRRMLYRESTGELVAPWATHFGYPFRHVYSALNVMDYLRRASLLEGTAPDDRASDAIGIIRAAQQPDGSWLQERRHPGRVWFELDVPVGAPSPWLTFLSLRVLRWWDSVA
- a CDS encoding nitroreductase family deazaflavin-dependent oxidoreductase, translated to MPMPRWWARMNKWTFNPRELAKGERPVIIHVGRRSGREYQTPLDAHAVDGGYLFVPVYGVNSDWVRNVLAAGSARLRTGGTEVVVTKPRLIDEATAFALLPEGTQRPPKWLKLEQYLLTDLAASAH